Proteins encoded in a region of the Sugiyamaella lignohabitans strain CBS 10342 chromosome B, complete sequence genome:
- the MED7 gene encoding Med7p (Subunit of the RNA polymerase II mediator complex; associates with core polymerase subunits to form the RNA polymerase II holoenzyme; essential for transcriptional regulation; GO_component: GO:0070847 - core mediator complex [Evidence IDA] [PMID 9891034]; GO_component: GO:0016592 - mediator complex [Evidence IEA]; GO_component: GO:0005634 - nucleus [Evidence IEA,IEA]; GO_function: GO:0001104 - RNA polymerase II transcription cofactor activity [Evidence IEA]; GO_function: GO:0003674 - molecular_function [Evidence ND]; GO_process: GO:0000122 - negative regulation of transcription from RNA polymerase II promoter [Evidence IMP] [PMID 16452140]; GO_process: GO:0045944 - positive regulation of transcription from RNA polymerase II promoter [Evidence IMP] [PMID 16452140]; GO_process: GO:0006357 - regulation of transcription from RNA polymerase II promoter [Evidence IEA]; GO_process: GO:0006355 - regulation of transcription, DNA-templated [Evidence IEA]; GO_process: GO:0006366 - transcription from RNA polymerase II promoter [Evidence IEA]; GO_process: GO:0006351 - transcription, DNA-templated [Evidence IEA]): MSGISSVYPPPPWYYKHFTKANIEKFEQLQRERKEQKPNDLETTIKGEQGNDGIQPTVSVKIETETSEPSQPAELAKTVDESSEKPLEFPLNLLEPPTRPPNTTSYRGFGNIWQVDDKLLPLEEVGIRQLYQDIGKGSNGTVVASSSSEVVPIASESVQASHKEQIWELKKLLKSVLVNFLELVGIMATAPEKFPAKVEDIRVIVINMHHLLNEYRPHQARESLVLLIEDQIQTRRSEINSLKESNDAIRNKITGLAQQLTGILAETTAKAADLNQEYLASTSHQDELPTSGDRKTRDLALWDLLQRQGIQI; this comes from the coding sequence ATGTCGGGGATTTCTTCGGTGtacccaccaccaccttgGTACTACAAACATTTTACGAAAGCAAATATAGAAAAGTTTGAACAACTGCAAAGAGAGCGGAAGGAGCAGAAACCCAATGACTTAGAAACCACAATAAAAGGAGAACAGGGGAATGACGGTATTCAACCGACGGTATCAGTCAAAatagaaacagaaacaagcGAGCCATCTCAGCCGGCAGAATTGGCAAAAACAGTAGATGAAAGTTCAGAAAAACCTTTAGAATTTCCATTAAACTTGCTAGAACCACCGACACGGCCCCCTAATACGACCTCGTACCGTGGATTTGGCAACATATGGCAAGTAGACGATAAACTACTACCTTTAGAAGAGGTTGGAATTCGCCAATTATACCAGGATATAGGTAAAGGAAGTAATGGCACGGTAGTTGCATCTTCCAGCTCGGAAGTGGTCCCTATAGCTTCGGAATCTGTTCAAGCTAGTCATAAGGAGCAGATTTGGgaactgaagaagctgctcAAATCAGTCCTGGTGAATTTCCTGGAATTAGTGGGTATCATGGCTACTGCTCCGGAGAAGTTTCCTGCAAAAGTGGAAGATATTAGAGTCATAGTCATAAATATGCATCACCTTCTGAATGAATACAGACCACATCAAGCGCGAGAAAGCctggtgctgctaataGAGGATCAGATTCAGACCCGCCGCAGCGAAATCAACAGTCTGAAAGAGTCCAATGACGCAATTCGAAACAAAATTACCGGTCTAGCCCAACAGCTGACTGGAATACTAGCGGAAACAACAGCCAAGGCTGCGGACCTCAACCAAGAATATCTTGCTAGTACATCGCATCAGGATGAACTTCCAACTTCTGGAGACCGTAAAACTAGGGACCTAGCCTTGTGGGACCTACTACAACGGCAGGGTATTCAGATATAA
- a CDS encoding L3118, translating to MRNSQNLTVLSALAVTRVLPSALISSDQIAPVWASVSSSCIDELAISYNARVPSLVPVTTRASPGRKLQHKMYPQSRKVLKQLFVLIFHSFKEPFAALTTIFLSELMDKALISERWPARSIAYDLV from the coding sequence ATGCGGAATTCCCAGAATTTAACTGTTTTATCGGCACTGGCTGTGACAAGAGTTTTACCATCGGCACTAATATCCAGTGACCAAATAGCACCTGTATGGGCATCAGTAAGCTCCTCTTGTATCGATGAACTAGCAATATCGTATAATGCAAGGGTTCCCTCTTTAGTTCCGGTCACAACCAGAGCATCTCCTGGCAGAAAACTGCAACATAAAATGTATCCACAATCAAGGAAAGTTCTCAAGcagttgtttgttttgatatTCCATAGTTTCAAGGAGCCATTCGCAGCACTGACAACCATTTTTTTGTCAGAACTTATGGACAAAGCTCTGATATCAGAACGGTGGCCAGCAAGATCGATAGCATATGATCTAGTATAA
- the DIP2 gene encoding Dip2p (Nucleolar protein; specifically associated with the U3 snoRNA, part of the large ribonucleoprotein complex known as the small subunit (SSU) processome, required for 18S rRNA biogenesis, part of the active pre-rRNA processing complex; GO_component: GO:0030686 - 90S preribosome [Evidence IDA] [PMID 12150911]; GO_component: GO:0034388 - Pwp2p-containing subcomplex of 90S preribosome [Evidence IDA] [PMID 15231838]; GO_component: GO:0034388 - Pwp2p-containing subcomplex of 90S preribosome [Evidence IDA] [PMID 17515605]; GO_component: GO:0005730 - nucleolus [Evidence IEA]; GO_component: GO:0005730 - nucleolus [Evidence IDA] [PMID 12068309]; GO_component: GO:0005634 - nucleus [Evidence IEA]; GO_component: GO:0030529 - ribonucleoprotein complex [Evidence IEA]; GO_component: GO:0032040 - small-subunit processome [Evidence IDA] [PMID 12068309]; GO_function: GO:0030515 - snoRNA binding [Evidence IPI] [PMID 12068309]; GO_process: GO:0000480 - endonucleolytic cleavage in 5'-ETS of tricistronic rRNA transcript (SSU-rRNA, 5.8S rRNA, LSU-rRNA) [Evidence IMP] [PMID 15489292]; GO_process: GO:0000447 - endonucleolytic cleavage in ITS1 to separate SSU-rRNA from 5.8S rRNA and LSU-rRNA from tricistronic rRNA transcript (SSU-rRNA, 5.8S rRNA, LSU-rRNA) [Evidence IMP] [PMID 15489292]; GO_process: GO:0000472 - endonucleolytic cleavage to generate mature 5'-end of SSU-rRNA from (SSU-rRNA, 5.8S rRNA, LSU-rRNA) [Evidence IMP] [PMID 15489292]; GO_process: GO:0000462 - maturation of SSU-rRNA from tricistronic rRNA transcript (SSU-rRNA, 5.8S rRNA, LSU-rRNA) [Evidence IMP] [PMID 12068309]; GO_process: GO:0006364 - rRNA processing [Evidence IEA]; GO_process: GO:0042254 - ribosome biogenesis [Evidence IEA]), translating into MVKTYSRYEALSSFGVISSNSNVAWLPSNSSSTGLAVVGGLEDVLLWDIKSSTLIARLAESRELLQAIEVSQVSIDPTNQLIAAGYTDGSIRVWDVQSKTVLVTFNGHKSAISSLKFDKSGTRLASGSRDSNIVVWDLVAEVGLYRLRSHRDQITSVAFLGGGESVDEPYLLSTSKDGMIKLWSLDIQHCVETHVAHRGECWSMGLLEEQSATIPDEDGNGDNSETEVTAVTSGATKDIKFWSINLAAEDGEKVVEIGTLPKQSPERGLGLKYHSNGRFFAISNSDKSVEIWRKRSLQEIKKSVARKQKRRKDKGLEADPAISEDNILEKYIPFTIIRTSAKVRNFDWIDHSQNRGSGAISIKSSLDLVVNLSNNSIEYYSVVSDESSTKKAGPADYTRSYAIDLAGHRSDIRALSISSDKKMVVSAANGSLKLWNIKTNNCLRTFLDCGYILCCSFLPGDALVVTGTKEGTLALYDIASSSIQEELTDAHTGAIWSLDISADGKTLVTASADKTVKFWEFRIVQEEVPGTNRTFNKLKLKHTKTLELTDDILAVKLSPDFKLIACSLLDNTVKVFFTDTLKFFLNLYGHKLPVLSLDISHDSKLLVTCSADKNIKIWGLDFGDCHKSLFGHQDSIMKVLFEPGTHNFFSASKDKTVKYWDGDKFENIQKLVGHKSEVWSLAIANDASFVVSGSHDKSVRIWELTDEPLFLEEEREKELEELYEATLTSSLEDDEKPRGEGEDEEDLNEVERAGKQTIETLKAGEKLMEALDIGIEDLKQLQEHELNLKQNPKAAPPVRNIILKTLDVSAERYVMDVLQRIKPSQLEDALLVFSFDKVISLFKFIEIWALKQWNIPLLCRVLMFTLRTYHKQIVANNVMRTNLETLRNNLLTALDRSRQQMGYNIAGLKYIKQNWDIYHTKEFVDEKEYQENQDRQLKKRAFTTVN; encoded by the coding sequence ATGGTGAAGACATACTCGCGTTATGAAGCGCTATCTTCATTTGGCGTAATCTCATCCAATAGCAATGTCGCTTGGCTCCCTTCAAATTCGAGCTCAACTGGATTAGCAGTAGTGGGTGGTTTGGAGGATGTATTGCTATGGGACATCAAGAGCAGTACATTGATAGCTAGACTAGCGGAATCTAGAGAATTACTTCAGGCCATAGAAGTCAGTCAGGTCTCTATTGATCCTACTAACCAACTTATTGCTGCGGGCTACACAGATGGATCTATCAGAGTATGGGATGTTCAATCCAAAACGGTCTTGGTGACATTCAATGGACATAAGTCGGctatcagcagtctcaAATTTGATAAATCAGGAACTAGATTAGCCAGTGGTTCAAGAGATTCAAATATTGTGGTATGGGACCTAGTAGCGGAAGTGGGTCTTTATAGACTAAGGAGCCACCGTGATCAGATCACAAGCGTTGCATTTCTCGGGGGCGGGGAGTCTGTCGACGAGCCATATTTATTAAGTACCAGTAAAGATGGAATGATTAAGCTATGGAGTTTGGATATACAACACTGTGTAGAAACGCACGTTGCTCATCGCGGTGAGTGCTGGTCTATGGGGTTGTTGGAAGAGCAGTCAGCAACTATTCCAGACGAAGATGGAAACGGAGACAATTCAGAAACAGAGGTTACTGCAGTTACATCTGGTGCTACAAAGGACATAAAATTCTGGTCAATAAATTTGGCCGCTGAAGATGGCGAGAAGGTTGTTGAGATTGGAACTTTACCTAAACAAAGTCCCGAACGTGGCTTGGGTCTCAAGTACCATTCCAATGGCAGATTCTTTGCCATTTCCAACTCAGATAAGTCTGTTGAAATCTGGAGAAAACGGTCACTccaagaaatcaagaaatcagttGCCAGAAAACAGAAGAGACGGAAGGACAAGGGTCTAGAGGCCGATCCTGCTATCAGTGAAGACAATATTCTCGAAAAGTATATTCCATTTACCATTATTCGTACATCTGCCAAGGTGAGAAACTTTGATTGGATTGACCACTCGCAAAATAGAGGGTCTGGTGCTATTTCGATCAAGTCAAGTTTAGACTTGGTAGTCAACTTGTCTAACAATTCGATTGAGTATTATTCTGTTGTTTCCGACGAATCTTCCACCAAAAAAGCAGGTCCTGCTGATTATACTAGATCATATGCTATCGATCTTGCTGGCCACCGTTCTGATATCAGAGCTTTGTCCATAAGTTCTGACAAAAAAATGGTTGTCAGTGCTGCGAATGGCTCCTTGAAACTATGGAatatcaaaacaaacaactgCTTGAGAACTTTCCTTGATTGTGGATACATTTTATGTTGCAGTTTTCTGCCAGGAGATGCTCTGGTTGTGACCGGAACTAAAGAGGGAACCCTTGCATTATACGATATTGCTAGTTCATCGATACAAGAGGAGCTTACTGATGCCCATACAGGTGCTATTTGGTCACTGGATATTAGTGCCGATGGTAAAACTCTTGTCACAGCCAGTGCCGATAAAACAGTTAAATTCTGGGAATTCCGCATTGTCCAGGAAGAGGTTCCAGGTACGAACCGCACATTTAACAAGTTAAAGCTAAAACACACGAAGACATTGGAGCTGACAGACGATATTTTGGCAGTTAAGCTCTCTCCTGATTTTAAGCTTATTGCTTGCTCATTGCTGGATAACACTGTTAAAGTATTTTTCACAGATACTCTAAAATTCTTCCTCAATTTGTATGGTCATAAGCTCCCAGTACTTTCTCTGGATATTTCCCACGATTCCAAACTCCTAGTAACTTGCTCAGCTGACAAGAATATTAAGATATGGGGtcttgattttggtgattGTCACAAGTCTCTTTTTGGACACCAAGATAGCATTATGAAAGTTCTATTTGAACCAGGAACTCATAATTTCTTTTCGGCATCTAAGGACAAAACTGTCAAATACTGGGATGGTGACAagtttgaaaatattcagaAGCTAGTAGGTCATAAGTCTGAAGTATGGAGTCTTGCTATTGCAAATGATGCTAGTTTTGTAGTATCTGGCTCTCATGATAAAAGTGTTCGAATTTGGGAGCTGACAGATGAGCCATTATTCTTGGaggaagaaagagaaaaagagttGGAAGAGCTTTACGAGGCTACTTTAACCAGCTCATTGGAAGATGACGAGAAACCCCGTGGAGAAGgggaagatgaagaagatcttAACGAAGTTGAAAGAGCCggtaaacaaacaattgAGACACTAAAGGCTGGTGAGAAGCTCATGGAAGCCCTTGATATTGGAATCGAAGATCTGAAGCAACTCCAGGAACATGAGCTAAATCTTAAACAGAACCCTAAAGCGGCACCTCCAGTTCGTAATATTATTCTCAAAACTCTTGATGTTTCGGCCGAAAGATATGTTATGGATGTGCTTCAGCGTATCAAGCCAAGCCAGCTTGAAGATGCTTTGCTTGTTTTTTCCTTTGACAAGGTTATCTCTCTCTTCAAATTCATTGAAATATGGGCTCTCAAACAGTGGAATATTCCTCTTCTCTGTCGTGTTTTGATGTTTACACTGCGCACATATCATAAACAAATTGTCGCCAATAATGTCATGAGAACCAACTTGGAAACCCTTCGCAACAATCTTCTCACCGCTCTTGACAGATCGCGACAGCAGATGGGTTATAACATTGCTGGTCTGAAATACATTAAACAGAACTGGGACATCTATCATACAAAggagtttgttgatgaaAAGGAATATCAAGAGAATCAAGACAGACAACTCAAAAAGAGAGCATTCACTACTGTCAACTAA
- the ARC40 gene encoding Arc40p (Subunit of the ARP2/3 complex; ARP2/3 is required for the motility and integrity of cortical actin patches; GO_component: GO:0005885 - Arp2/3 protein complex [Evidence IDA] [PMID 10377407]; GO_component: GO:0005885 - Arp2/3 protein complex [Evidence IDA] [PMID 15485833]; GO_component: GO:0030479 - actin cortical patch [Evidence IEA]; GO_component: GO:0005737 - cytoplasm [Evidence IEA]; GO_component: GO:0005856 - cytoskeleton [Evidence IEA,IEA]; GO_function: GO:0003779 - actin binding [Evidence IEA,IEA]; GO_function: GO:0043130 - ubiquitin binding [Evidence IDA] [PMID 21070969]; GO_process: GO:0007015 - actin filament organization [Evidence IMP] [PMID 10377407]; GO_process: GO:0045010 - actin nucleation [Evidence IDA] [PMID 15485833]; GO_process: GO:0030833 - regulation of actin filament polymerization [Evidence IEA]), with protein sequence MPGPVVHSLGHEPIADHSFSEDRSLLAVARNNDVELYFDTGRNQLQLGTKLSQHDKTVTSVDVAGDGKIVTCSQDRNALVWEPQADGSWKQTLVLLRINRAATFVRWSPDNTKFAVGSGARAIAVCYFEQENDWWVSKHIKKPIRSTVLSVDWHPNSVLLAAGSTDGHARVFSGFIKSVDQRPAPTVWGERLPFQTLCGDFTNASGGWVHDVAFSPSGDALGFVTHDSSIIVAYPGGADQPPRAVVSVNTSFLPFKSLVWTTESTIVAAGNDCHPVVFKGDESGWEYDHSIDDPSKSKKADSARESSALNMFRQLDLKGSDSTDSTELPTVHQNTITSVRAYATSNGIVTKISTSGVDGRVVIFDV encoded by the coding sequence ATGCCAGGACCTGTTGTTCACAGTTTGGGCCATGAGCCCATTGCTGACCACTCATTCAGTGAGGACAGATCGCTTTTGGCGGTAGCTCGGAACAATGATGTCGAGTTGTATTTTGACACTGGCCGCaaccaattgcaattggGTACAAAACTTTCTCAACATGACAAGACAGTCACTTCAGTAGATGTTGCCGGTGATGGCAAAATTGTTACTTGTTCACAAGACCGTAACGCTCTTGTTTGGGAACCTCAAGCAGACGGGTCATGGAAACAAACTTTGGTCCTTTTAAGAATCAATCGTGCTGCTACCTTTGTTCGTTGGTCTCCAGATAACACTAAGTTTGCAGTTGGATCTGGTGCCAGAGCAATTGCTGTTTGTtattttgaacaagaaaacgATTGGTGGGTTTCGAAGCATATTAAGAAACCCATTCGGTCCACTGTCTTATCAGTTGACTGGCATCCTAACTCGGTACTccttgctgctggttctacCGATGGTCATGCTAGAGTCTTTTCAGGATTTATCAAGTCAGTTGACCAACGCCCTGCTCCTACTGTATGGGGAGAGCGACTCCCATTTCAAACCCTGTGCGGTGATTTTACCAATGCTTCTGGCGGTTGGGTTCATGATGTTGCTTTCTCTCCCTCTGGAGATGCCCTTGGTTTTGTCACCCATGATTCAAGTATCATTGTCGCTTACCCTGGGGGTGCTGATCAACCCCCTCGGGCTGTGGTATCTGTAAACACTTCTTTCCTGCCATTTAAGAGCTTGGTCTGGACTACTGAAAGTACCATTGTAGCTGCTGGTAACGACTGCCATCCAGTTGTTTTCAAAGGAGATGAATCTGGATGGGAGTATGACCACTCAATTGACGACCCTTCGAAATCGAAGAAAGCCGATTCGGCCCGTGAGTCGTCTGCCCTGAACATGTTCCGTCAATTGGATCTTAAGGGTTCCGACTCAACTGACTCAACTGAGCTACCAACTGTCCATCAAAATACTATCACTTCGGTCCGTGCCTACGCTACTTCTAATGGGATTGTTACCAAGATCTCCACttcgggcgtcgacggcCGTGTCGTTATCTTTGATGTCTAG
- the ADE13 gene encoding adenylosuccinase ADE13 (Adenylosuccinate lyase; catalyzes two steps in the 'de novo' purine nucleotide biosynthetic pathway; expression is repressed by adenine and activated by Bas1p and Pho2p; mutations in human ortholog ADSL cause adenylosuccinase deficiency; GO_component: GO:0005575 - cellular_component [Evidence ND]; GO_function: GO:0070626 - (S)-2-(5-amino-1-(5-phospho-D-ribosyl)imidazole-4- carboxamido)succinate AMP-lyase (fumarate-forming) activity [Evidence IEA]; GO_function: GO:0004018 - N6-(1,2-dicarboxyethyl)AMP AMP-lyase (fumarate-forming) activity [Evidence IEA,IEA]; GO_function: GO:0004018 - N6-(1,2-dicarboxyethyl)AMP AMP-lyase (fumarate-forming) activity [Evidence IMP] [PMID 5807803]; GO_function: GO:0004018 - N6-(1,2-dicarboxyethyl)AMP AMP-lyase (fumarate-forming) activity [Evidence IMP] [PMID 7896125]; GO_function: GO:0003824 - catalytic activity [Evidence IEA]; GO_function: GO:0016829 - lyase activity [Evidence IEA]; GO_process: GO:0044208 - 'de novo' AMP biosynthetic process [Evidence IEA]; GO_process: GO:0006189 - 'de novo' IMP biosynthetic process [Evidence IEA]; GO_process: GO:0006189 - 'de novo' IMP biosynthetic process [Evidence IMP] [PMID 5807803]; GO_process: GO:0006189 - 'de novo' IMP biosynthetic process [Evidence IGI] [PMID 7896125]; GO_process: GO:0006164 - purine nucleotide biosynthetic process [Evidence IEA]; GO_process: GO:0006164 - purine nucleotide biosynthetic process [Evidence IMP] [PMID 5807803]; GO_process: GO:0009152 - purine ribonucleotide biosynthetic process [Evidence IEA]): MSSNDSYSSPLSSRYASKEMAQLFSLRTRFSTWRKLWYTLAVAEKELGIEAITDEAIQQLKDNLVVTDEDIEAASKQEAIVRHDVMSHVHVYGLKAPAAAGIIHLGATSCYVTDNADLIFLRDGLDLLIPKLVNVIDRLSKFALQYKDLPVLGWTHFQPAQLTTVGKRATLWIQELLWDLRNLQRARNDLGLRGVKGTTGTQGSFLSLFHGDHDKVEELDQRVVEMLGFDYAYPCTGQTYSRKIDVDVLATLASLGVSAHKFATDIRLLANLKEIEEPFEKSQIGSSAMAYKRNPMRSERVCSLARHLQSTFQDATSTASVQWFERTLDDSAIRRVSIPSAYLTADIVLSTMLNIVSGLVVYPKVIERRINSELPFMATENIIMAMVERGGDRQECHEQIRVLSHQAASVVKEQGGDNDLIERIKATEYFAPVKNDLDALLNPQTFVGRAPQQTEKFVKVTVANALKGLEKHITSESVQLQV; this comes from the coding sequence ATGTCATCTAACGATTCTTATTCGTCACCCCTCTCATCCCGTTATGCCTCGAAAGAGATGGCCCAATTGTTCTCTCTGAGAACTAGGTTTTCGACCTGGAGAAAACTTTGGTACACTTtagctgttgctgagaagGAGCTTGGCATTGAGGCCATCACTGATGAAGCTATTCAACAATTGAAGGACAACTTGGTAGTTACTGATGAAGACATTGAGGCTGCTTCCAAGCAGGAGGCTATTGTCAGACACGACGTTATGTCCCATGTCCACGTCTATGGATTAAaggctcctgctgctgctggtattatCCACTTGGGAGCTACTTCTTGTTATGTTACTGACAATGCTGATTTAATTTTCCTTAGAGACGGTCTTGATCTGCTGATCCCTAAGTTGGTTAACGTTATTGACCGTTTGTCCAAATTCGCTCTTCAATACAAGGATCTGCCAGTTCTTGGTTGGACCCACTTTCAACCTGCTCAATTGACAACTGTCGGTAAGAGAGCTACTCTTTGGATTCAAGAGCTTTTGTGGGATTTGCGTAACTTGCAAAGAGCCCGTAACGATCTTGGTCTTCGTGGTGTTAAGGGCACTACTGGTACTCAAGGTTCATTCTTGTCTCTTTTCCACGGAGACCATGACAAGGTTGAGGAGCTTGATCAAAGAGTTGTTGAGATGCTTGGCTTTGACTATGCTTACCCATGTACCGGTCAAACTTACTCCCGTAAGATTGACGTCGATGTCTTGGCTACCTTGGCTTCTTTGGGTGTTTCTGCTCACAAGTTCGCTACTGATATTAGACTTCTTGCCAACCTTAAGGAAATTGAAGAGCCTTTTGAGAAGTCTCAAATTGGTTCCTCTGCTATGGCCTATAAGCGTAACCCTATGAGAAGTGAGCGTGTTTGTTCTCTTGCTCGTCACCTACAATCCACCTTCCAAGATGCTACTTCTACTGCCTCTGTACAATGGTTCGAGAGAACTTTAGACGATTCTGCTATCCGTCGTGTATCCATCCCCTCTGCTTATCTCACTGCTGACATTGTTCTTTCTACTATGCTCAATATCGTGTCAGGTCTTGTCGTATATCCTAAGGTAATTGAGAGACGTATCAACTCGGAACTTCCTTTCATGGCCACTGAAAACATCATTATGGCCATGGTCGAGCGTGGAGGTGATCGTCAAGAATGCCACGAGCAAATTAGAGTGCTGTCGCACCAAGCTGCCAGTGTCGTCAAGGAACAAGGTGGAGATAACGATCTTATTGAGAGAATAAAGGCTACAGAGTACTTCGCTCCAGTAAAGAACGACCTAGATGCCCTTCTCAACCCACAGACCTTCGTTGGTCGTGCTCCTCAGCAAACTGAAAAGTTCGTTAAGGTCACTGTCGCTAATGCTCTCAAGGGTCTTGAAAAGCACATCACTTCGGAGTCTGTTCAACTCCAAGTTTAA